The proteins below are encoded in one region of Pseudonocardia sp. DSM 110487:
- a CDS encoding GAF domain-containing sensor histidine kinase encodes MAARRPARRRTPRGQALWTMSLPASIAVSIAAASGLVVRERARRELRGFAAEQAALRRVATLVARAARPEEVFGAVVSEVGQLLAAPLSQLNRYDPDGSATTVVGAWASPGSVVAFPVGTRWHLGGRNVSTLVRETGRTARIDDYGDAAGEPADAARVRGVRSSVGVPITVEGRLWGHMSVASTQEQRFPANTEARLGNFAELVATAIANAESQAQLTASRARIVAAADNTRRRIERDLHDGAQQRLVALAMQLRAVQAAAPPDADGLRGQLDDLVDQATAAVDELRELARGIHPAVLAEGGLRPVLRALARRSTVPVRLDVRGEGRLPEQVEIAAYYVVSEALTNAAKHAAASVVDVSVEVSGDVRNGTLHLRICDDGRGGADLSGGSGLVGLKDRVEALSGRLSVRTAIDSGTCVEVDLPLDLRSGFG; translated from the coding sequence CTCGGCGGCGCACTCCGCGGGGTCAGGCCCTGTGGACGATGTCGCTCCCCGCGTCGATCGCGGTGTCGATCGCGGCGGCGAGCGGGCTGGTCGTCCGTGAGCGGGCGAGGCGGGAGCTGCGGGGCTTCGCGGCCGAGCAGGCCGCGCTGCGCCGGGTGGCGACGCTGGTCGCAAGGGCCGCCCGGCCGGAGGAGGTCTTCGGTGCGGTCGTCTCGGAGGTCGGGCAACTTCTCGCCGCCCCACTGTCACAGCTGAACCGGTACGACCCGGACGGCTCGGCCACCACGGTCGTGGGTGCGTGGGCCAGCCCGGGCTCCGTCGTGGCCTTTCCGGTCGGAACCCGGTGGCATCTCGGCGGGCGGAACGTGTCCACACTCGTGAGGGAGACCGGCCGGACGGCGCGGATCGACGACTACGGCGACGCCGCAGGCGAGCCCGCCGACGCCGCCCGCGTGCGCGGCGTCCGTTCGTCCGTCGGGGTGCCGATCACGGTCGAGGGCCGGTTGTGGGGCCACATGAGCGTGGCCTCCACGCAGGAGCAGCGCTTCCCGGCGAATACCGAGGCGCGGCTGGGCAACTTCGCCGAGTTGGTCGCCACTGCGATCGCCAATGCCGAGAGCCAGGCGCAGCTGACCGCGTCGCGGGCGCGAATCGTGGCCGCCGCCGACAACACCCGGCGCCGCATCGAGCGAGACCTGCACGACGGCGCCCAGCAGCGGCTGGTCGCGCTCGCGATGCAGCTGCGCGCGGTGCAGGCCGCGGCGCCGCCTGACGCCGACGGCCTGCGCGGACAGCTCGACGATCTGGTCGACCAGGCGACCGCCGCGGTGGACGAGCTGCGCGAGCTCGCCAGGGGAATCCACCCGGCGGTCCTCGCCGAGGGCGGGCTGCGCCCGGTGCTCAGGGCGCTCGCCCGCCGCTCGACCGTCCCCGTGCGCCTCGACGTGCGGGGCGAGGGCCGGCTTCCCGAGCAGGTCGAGATCGCCGCCTACTACGTCGTCTCCGAGGCGTTGACCAACGCCGCGAAACACGCCGCCGCGTCGGTCGTCGACGTGTCGGTCGAGGTCTCGGGGGACGTGCGCAACGGGACCCTGCACCTTCGGATCTGCGACGACGGCAGGGGCGGGGCCGACCTCTCGGGCGGGTCCGGCCTCGTGGGGCTCAAGGATCGGGTCGAGGCGCTGTCCGGGCGGCTCTCGGTGCGGACGGCCATCGACTCGGGCACGTGCGTGGAGGTCGACCTCCCGCTGGATCTCCGCTCCGGCTTCGGCTGA
- a CDS encoding prolyl oligopeptidase family serine peptidase yields MTGTPFHDLQDFLALPRLRGLVLSPDGTRLVTTVATLDPERSRLRTALWEIDPAGARPARRLTRGAAGESAPVFTSDGDLLFASARPDPEGKEPPPDAPAALWRLPAAGEAKVAGTRPGGLAAPAVARGAGTVVATSMTLPGAASGDEDAERRKARRDRKVSGILHAGHPVRFWDADIGPDEPRLVAADLPPDGPAEWRDLTPAPGDALVETDHDITPDGRTVVTGWRVAEPRGATRGVLVAIDVATGERRVLADDPGYEFGGPVVSPDGTRVVCWRESLSTPTSPTDIRLVVLPLAGGEAREVAPGWDRWAGGPRWTPDGGALLVVADDGGRAPVFRVEVADGGVTRLTGDDAAYSDLAVAPDGQAVYALRSSVDAPPAPVRLDPATPGQQPVALPGPAPEPALPGSLTEVHASAADGTPLRAWLVLPAGASADSQAPLLLWVHGGPLSSWNSWHWRWNPWLLAARGYAVLLPDPALSTGYGLDFVARGWGEWGAAPYTDLMAITDAALARPDLDAGRTAAMGGSFGGYMANWIAGHTGRFRAIVTHASLWALDQFGPTTDMPSYWLREMTPEMAERNSPHRFADAIATPMLVIHGDRDYRVPVGEALRLWWDLVARHTGDPADLPHRFLLFPDENHWVLTPQNAAVWYETVTAFLDHHVLGKDWQTPELLR; encoded by the coding sequence GTGACCGGCACGCCGTTCCACGACCTGCAGGACTTCCTGGCCCTCCCCCGGCTCCGCGGCCTGGTTCTCTCCCCCGACGGCACCCGCCTCGTCACCACCGTCGCGACCCTCGACCCGGAGCGCAGCCGACTTCGCACCGCGCTGTGGGAGATCGACCCGGCCGGGGCCCGGCCCGCACGCCGGCTCACCCGCGGCGCGGCGGGCGAGTCCGCGCCCGTCTTCACCTCGGACGGTGACCTGCTGTTCGCCTCCGCCCGACCCGATCCCGAGGGCAAGGAGCCGCCGCCGGACGCCCCGGCGGCGCTGTGGCGGCTGCCAGCGGCCGGTGAGGCCAAGGTGGCAGGCACCCGGCCGGGCGGGCTCGCGGCGCCCGCCGTCGCCCGCGGCGCGGGCACGGTGGTCGCCACGTCGATGACCCTGCCCGGGGCGGCATCGGGAGACGAAGACGCCGAGCGGCGCAAGGCCCGCCGCGACCGCAAGGTCAGCGGGATCCTGCACGCCGGCCACCCGGTGCGGTTCTGGGACGCCGACATCGGCCCGGACGAGCCTCGGCTGGTGGCGGCCGACCTGCCACCGGACGGTCCCGCGGAGTGGCGCGACCTCACCCCGGCCCCCGGCGACGCGCTGGTCGAGACCGACCACGACATCACCCCGGACGGCCGCACGGTCGTCACCGGCTGGCGGGTGGCCGAGCCGCGCGGCGCAACCCGCGGCGTCCTCGTCGCGATCGACGTGGCCACGGGCGAGCGGCGGGTCCTCGCCGACGACCCCGGGTACGAGTTCGGCGGGCCGGTCGTGAGCCCGGACGGCACACGGGTGGTGTGCTGGCGGGAGTCGCTGTCCACGCCGACGTCACCGACGGACATCCGGCTGGTCGTGCTCCCGCTCGCGGGCGGAGAGGCGCGCGAGGTCGCCCCGGGCTGGGATCGCTGGGCCGGCGGACCCCGATGGACGCCCGACGGTGGCGCCCTGCTCGTGGTCGCCGACGACGGCGGCCGCGCCCCGGTCTTCCGTGTCGAGGTCGCCGACGGTGGCGTCACCCGGCTCACCGGCGACGACGCCGCGTACAGCGATCTCGCCGTCGCTCCGGACGGGCAGGCGGTCTACGCGCTGCGCAGCAGCGTGGACGCCCCGCCCGCCCCGGTCCGGCTGGACCCGGCGACCCCCGGCCAGCAACCGGTCGCGCTACCCGGCCCCGCACCGGAGCCCGCCCTTCCGGGCTCGCTCACCGAGGTGCACGCGTCCGCGGCCGACGGCACGCCGCTGCGCGCGTGGCTCGTATTGCCCGCCGGGGCATCCGCCGACTCGCAGGCGCCGCTCCTGCTCTGGGTGCACGGTGGGCCGCTGTCCAGCTGGAACTCGTGGCACTGGCGGTGGAACCCGTGGCTGCTCGCGGCCCGCGGGTACGCCGTGCTGCTCCCCGACCCGGCCCTGTCCACCGGCTACGGGCTGGACTTCGTGGCAAGGGGCTGGGGTGAGTGGGGCGCAGCGCCCTACACCGACCTGATGGCGATCACGGACGCGGCGCTCGCGCGGCCCGATCTGGACGCCGGGCGCACCGCCGCGATGGGTGGTTCGTTCGGCGGCTACATGGCCAACTGGATCGCCGGCCACACCGGCCGCTTCCGCGCGATCGTCACGCACGCGAGCCTCTGGGCGCTCGACCAGTTCGGCCCCACCACCGACATGCCGTCCTACTGGCTGCGCGAGATGACCCCGGAGATGGCCGAGCGCAACAGCCCGCACCGCTTCGCCGACGCGATCGCCACCCCGATGCTCGTGATCCACGGCGACCGCGACTACCGCGTTCCCGTCGGGGAGGCGCTGCGGCTGTGGTGGGACCTCGTGGCGCGGCACACCGGTGACCCCGCCGACCTGCCGCACCGGTTCCTGCTCTTCCCGGACGAGAACCACTGGGTCCTCACGCCGCAGAACGCGGCCGTCTGGTACGAGACCGTCACCGCGTTCCTCGACCACCACGTCCTCGGGAAGGACTGGCAGACGCCGGAGCTGCTGCGCTAG
- a CDS encoding quinone oxidoreductase produces the protein MRAIQISSAGGPDVLTQAELPDPQAGPGTLLVEVAAAGVNYIDTYQREGIYPMSLPYVPGLEGAGRVRAVGEGVTEFAVGDRVAWSENLGSYAELVAVAADKAVPVPDALSDEVAAAALLQGMTAHSFATETHAVQAGEDVLVHAAAGGLGLMLTQIAVGRGARVIGTVSTPEKEELARGAGAADVIRYTEVDDLAAAVRELTGGAGVHVVYDSVGATTFDASLASLRRRGMLVLCGASSGPVPPVDPQRLNAAGSVYLTRPKLFDYVATREELTARAAAVYSAVADGTLDVRIGRRYPLGEARAAHEDLQARRTTGKLLLIP, from the coding sequence GTGCGCGCGATCCAGATCAGCTCGGCAGGTGGCCCCGACGTCCTGACGCAGGCAGAGCTGCCCGACCCGCAGGCGGGGCCCGGCACGCTCCTCGTTGAGGTGGCGGCGGCCGGCGTCAACTACATCGACACCTACCAGCGCGAGGGCATCTACCCGATGTCCCTGCCCTACGTGCCCGGCCTGGAGGGCGCGGGCCGGGTAAGGGCGGTCGGCGAGGGCGTCACCGAGTTCGCGGTGGGCGACCGCGTGGCGTGGTCGGAGAACCTCGGCAGCTACGCCGAGCTGGTGGCCGTCGCCGCCGACAAGGCCGTGCCCGTGCCCGACGCACTGTCCGACGAGGTGGCGGCGGCCGCGCTGCTGCAGGGAATGACCGCCCATTCGTTCGCGACCGAGACGCACGCGGTGCAGGCCGGTGAGGACGTGCTCGTGCACGCCGCCGCGGGCGGCCTCGGGCTGATGCTCACCCAGATCGCCGTGGGCCGTGGCGCCCGCGTGATCGGCACGGTGTCCACGCCGGAGAAGGAGGAGCTGGCCCGCGGGGCAGGCGCCGCCGACGTCATCCGCTACACGGAGGTGGACGATCTCGCCGCCGCCGTCCGGGAGCTCACCGGCGGCGCGGGCGTGCACGTGGTCTACGACAGCGTCGGAGCCACCACGTTCGACGCGAGCCTCGCCTCGCTGCGCCGCCGCGGGATGCTCGTGCTCTGTGGGGCGAGCAGCGGCCCCGTGCCGCCGGTCGATCCGCAGCGGCTCAACGCGGCGGGCTCGGTGTACCTCACGCGTCCCAAGCTGTTCGACTACGTCGCCACCCGCGAGGAGCTGACGGCCCGCGCGGCGGCCGTCTACTCCGCGGTGGCCGACGGAACGCTCGACGTGCGGATCGGCCGGCGCTACCCACTCGGCGAGGCCCGCGCCGCCCACGAGGACCTGCAGGCCAGGCGCACCACGGGCAAGCTGCTGCTGATCCCGTGA
- a CDS encoding heme A synthase has protein sequence MTRSTLLDRLPAVSPPVMRALAIAAVVAQAGIAVTGSVVRVTGSGLGCPTWPECFPGSLVPTPHPEVEPLTQWIEFGNRMLTGVVVLVAGACLLAALATRPRRARLTRLALVQPLGVIAQAVIGGGVVLLGLVWWSVSVHLLVSMILVWLAMQLVAAASDGAGPPRRLVPGPVRGLAATSTAVLAAVLVAGSFVTAAGPHAGDAQTPRLQLSVETVAQVHSELLVGYLGLLVGLGFALRAVAAPARVLRRYAVLVAVVLAQGLLGGIQYALGVPEVLVSLHVLGAALVTVAAAALWASLTERTALPAPTPARAPALADRGA, from the coding sequence ATGACCCGCTCCACCCTGCTCGACCGCCTGCCGGCCGTCAGCCCTCCGGTGATGCGAGCGCTCGCGATCGCCGCCGTCGTGGCGCAGGCCGGTATCGCGGTCACGGGGTCGGTCGTGCGGGTCACCGGCTCCGGGCTGGGCTGCCCGACGTGGCCGGAGTGCTTCCCCGGCAGCCTGGTCCCCACCCCGCACCCCGAGGTCGAACCCCTCACCCAGTGGATCGAGTTCGGCAACCGGATGCTCACCGGCGTCGTCGTGCTGGTGGCCGGCGCATGCCTCCTCGCCGCGCTGGCCACCCGGCCGCGGCGGGCCCGGCTCACCCGGCTCGCCCTCGTGCAGCCGCTCGGCGTGATCGCCCAGGCCGTGATCGGCGGCGGTGTGGTGCTGCTCGGCCTGGTGTGGTGGAGCGTCAGCGTGCACCTGCTCGTCTCGATGATCCTGGTCTGGCTCGCGATGCAGCTGGTGGCGGCCGCATCCGACGGTGCGGGCCCCCCGCGCAGGCTGGTGCCGGGCCCCGTCCGCGGGCTCGCCGCCACGAGCACCGCCGTCCTCGCCGCGGTGCTCGTTGCCGGATCGTTCGTCACGGCGGCGGGTCCCCACGCAGGCGACGCGCAGACCCCGCGGCTCCAGCTGAGCGTCGAGACCGTGGCGCAGGTGCACTCCGAGCTACTGGTCGGCTACCTCGGCCTGCTCGTCGGGCTGGGCTTCGCACTGCGCGCCGTCGCCGCCCCGGCCCGGGTGCTGCGCCGGTACGCCGTGCTGGTGGCGGTCGTGCTCGCGCAGGGGCTGCTCGGCGGCATCCAGTACGCGCTCGGCGTGCCGGAGGTCCTCGTCTCGCTGCACGTGCTCGGCGCCGCGCTCGTCACGGTGGCCGCGGCCGCGCTCTGGGCCTCGCTCACCGAGCGGACCGCGCTCCCCGCGCCCACCCCGGCCCGCGCGCCCGCACTGGCCGATCGCGGGGCATGA
- the ctaD gene encoding cytochrome c oxidase subunit I, translating to MTAVEPKPITPPYPARKVPKGATFAKMLRTTDPKDIAILYLVTSFGFFMVGGAMALLIRGELAVPGLQFLSNEQYNQLFTMHGTIMLLLYATPILFGFANYIVPLQIGAPDVAFPRLNAFSYWLFLFGGLIVMSGFLTPGGAADFGWFAYAPLHNESFSPGSGGDLWAVGLIVSGLGTILGAVNFTTTIICMRAPGMTMFRMPIFCWNILATAILILIAFPVLTAGLFGILADRHLGTHVFDPANGGAILWQHLFWYFGHPEVYIVALPFFGIVTEVIPVFSRKPLFGYNGMVFATIAITALSSVVWAHHMFATGAVLLAFFSLTTFLIAVPTGIKFVNWIGTIWRGRVTFETPMLFSVGFLATFLFGGLTGILLASPPLDFHVSDTYFVVAHFHYVLFGTIVFATYAGIYFWFPKMTGRFLDETWGKVHFWLTFVGFHLTFLVQHWLGNEGFPRRYADYLPIDGFGVLNAISSIGAFVLGASVLPFVWNVFRSYRFGRVVTVDDPWGFGNSLEWATSCPPPRHNFTELPRIRSERPAFELHYPHLVERYRGEAHIGWRPAPSEELAHSVARETHPDEDPRSR from the coding sequence ATGACCGCCGTCGAGCCGAAACCGATCACGCCGCCGTATCCGGCCCGCAAAGTGCCGAAGGGCGCGACCTTCGCGAAGATGCTGCGCACGACGGACCCGAAGGACATCGCGATCCTGTACCTGGTCACGTCGTTCGGGTTCTTCATGGTCGGTGGGGCGATGGCGCTGCTGATCCGCGGTGAGCTGGCGGTGCCGGGCCTGCAGTTCCTGTCGAACGAGCAGTACAACCAGCTGTTCACCATGCACGGCACGATCATGCTGCTGCTGTACGCGACGCCGATCCTCTTCGGTTTCGCGAACTACATCGTGCCGCTGCAGATCGGCGCCCCCGACGTGGCGTTCCCCAGGCTGAACGCGTTCTCGTACTGGCTGTTCCTGTTCGGCGGGCTCATCGTGATGTCCGGGTTCCTCACCCCGGGCGGGGCGGCCGACTTCGGCTGGTTCGCCTACGCACCCCTGCACAACGAGTCCTTCTCACCGGGCAGCGGCGGCGACCTCTGGGCCGTCGGGCTGATCGTCTCCGGGCTCGGCACCATCCTCGGCGCGGTCAACTTCACCACGACGATCATCTGCATGCGGGCGCCCGGGATGACGATGTTCCGGATGCCGATCTTCTGCTGGAACATCCTCGCGACCGCGATCCTGATCCTGATCGCGTTCCCGGTGCTGACGGCCGGGCTGTTCGGGATACTGGCCGACCGGCACCTCGGCACCCACGTGTTCGACCCGGCCAACGGCGGCGCGATCCTCTGGCAGCACCTGTTCTGGTACTTCGGCCACCCCGAGGTCTACATCGTCGCGCTGCCGTTCTTCGGGATCGTCACCGAGGTCATCCCGGTGTTCAGCCGCAAGCCGCTCTTCGGCTACAACGGCATGGTCTTCGCGACGATCGCGATCACCGCCTTGTCCTCCGTGGTGTGGGCCCACCACATGTTCGCCACCGGCGCCGTGCTGCTCGCGTTCTTCTCGCTCACCACGTTCCTCATCGCCGTGCCGACGGGCATCAAGTTCGTCAACTGGATCGGCACGATATGGCGCGGGCGGGTCACGTTCGAGACGCCGATGCTGTTCAGCGTCGGCTTCCTCGCCACCTTCCTGTTCGGCGGGCTGACCGGCATCCTGCTGGCCTCGCCGCCGCTGGACTTCCACGTGTCCGACACCTACTTCGTGGTGGCGCACTTCCACTACGTGCTGTTCGGCACGATCGTGTTCGCCACGTACGCCGGCATCTACTTCTGGTTCCCGAAGATGACCGGCCGATTCCTCGACGAGACGTGGGGCAAGGTCCACTTCTGGCTCACGTTCGTCGGCTTCCACCTGACGTTCCTGGTGCAGCACTGGCTCGGCAACGAGGGCTTCCCCCGCCGCTACGCGGACTACCTGCCGATCGACGGCTTCGGCGTGCTGAACGCGATCTCCTCGATCGGCGCGTTCGTGCTGGGCGCGTCGGTGCTGCCGTTCGTCTGGAACGTCTTCCGCAGCTACCGCTTCGGCCGCGTGGTCACGGTCGACGACCCGTGGGGCTTCGGCAACTCCCTGGAGTGGGCGACGTCCTGCCCGCCGCCGCGGCACAACTTCACCGAGCTGCCGCGGATCCGGTCGGAGCGCCCAGCGTTCGAGCTGCACTACCCGCATCTCGTCGAGCGCTACCGGGGGGAGGCCCACATCGGATGGCGGCCTGCCCCATCCGAGGAACTCGCCCACTCCGTCGCTCGGGAGACGCACCCGGACGAGGACCCGCGGTCGCGTTGA
- a CDS encoding ABC transporter permease, whose amino-acid sequence MTPPLFPAGTFTPRPGPGSPLRMLAAQSATELRLALRHGEQVLLTVLIPIVLLVGLTLLAVVPLPEPRIDAVAPGVLALAVMSTAFTGQAIALGFDRRYGVVRRLAATALPRWLLVAGRLVAVLGVVAVQIVVLGAIAAALGWRPAPAGVGWGLLLVLLGCAAFAALGILLGGTLRAEITLAVANLVWFVLLLAGGIVIPVDQLPGPLAVVAAALPSGALADGLRDTLATGAPPAAATVLVLLVWTAAASALAVRIVRLR is encoded by the coding sequence ATGACGCCACCTTTGTTCCCCGCGGGCACGTTCACGCCCCGGCCAGGGCCCGGGTCACCACTGCGGATGCTCGCCGCCCAGTCGGCCACCGAGCTGCGGCTCGCGCTGCGCCACGGCGAGCAGGTGCTGCTCACGGTGCTGATCCCGATCGTCCTGCTGGTGGGGCTCACCCTGCTGGCCGTGGTGCCGCTGCCGGAGCCGCGGATCGACGCCGTGGCGCCGGGGGTGCTCGCGCTCGCCGTGATGTCCACCGCGTTCACCGGGCAGGCGATCGCACTCGGTTTCGACCGCCGCTACGGGGTGGTGCGCAGGCTCGCCGCCACGGCGCTCCCCCGCTGGCTGCTCGTGGCCGGGCGGCTCGTCGCCGTGCTCGGCGTGGTCGCGGTGCAGATCGTCGTGCTCGGGGCGATCGCCGCCGCGCTGGGCTGGCGCCCCGCGCCTGCGGGCGTCGGCTGGGGGTTGCTGCTCGTGCTGCTGGGCTGCGCCGCCTTCGCCGCGCTCGGGATCCTGCTCGGCGGGACGCTGCGCGCCGAGATCACCCTTGCCGTGGCCAACCTGGTGTGGTTCGTGCTGCTGCTCGCGGGCGGCATCGTGATCCCCGTCGACCAGCTGCCGGGCCCGCTCGCCGTCGTGGCGGCGGCCCTGCCGTCCGGCGCGCTGGCCGATGGCCTGCGCGACACCCTCGCCACCGGCGCGCCCCCGGCCGCCGCCACGGTGCTGGTGCTGCTCGTATGGACGGCGGCCGCGAGCGCGCTCGCCGTCCGCATAGTCCGCCTCCGGTAG
- a CDS encoding ABC transporter ATP-binding protein, giving the protein MSTVRSTAGPPAVTVRGLVKRYGRTTAVDGLDLELGTGSVLALLGPNGAGKTTTVEVCEGFLRADAGEVRVLGVDPAGAPDALRARIGVMPQGGGAYPGVHAAEMLRLVAACSAHPLEVGWLTAVLGLDSCARTPYKRLSGGQQQRLALACAIVGRPELVFLDEPTAGMDPQGRRLVWELIRALRRDGVSVLLTTHLMEEAEALADHVVIVDAGRVVAQGSPAALTATGGQQELRFRARPGMDVAELAAALPAGYGADEPVAGRYVVQGRIDPHVLSTITSWCATHGALADDVQVARRSLEDVFLELTGRELRS; this is encoded by the coding sequence GTGAGTACCGTGCGGTCGACTGCCGGGCCGCCCGCCGTGACGGTTCGGGGCCTGGTGAAACGCTACGGCCGCACCACCGCGGTCGACGGCCTCGACCTCGAGCTGGGCACCGGGTCCGTCCTCGCGCTGCTCGGACCCAACGGCGCGGGCAAGACCACCACCGTCGAGGTCTGCGAGGGATTCCTGCGCGCCGACGCGGGCGAGGTGCGCGTGCTGGGCGTCGACCCCGCGGGCGCCCCCGACGCCCTGCGCGCCCGCATCGGCGTGATGCCGCAGGGCGGCGGTGCCTACCCGGGCGTGCACGCCGCCGAGATGCTCCGCCTCGTCGCCGCATGCTCCGCACACCCCCTCGAGGTCGGCTGGCTCACCGCAGTGCTCGGGCTCGACTCCTGCGCACGCACCCCGTACAAACGGCTGTCCGGCGGGCAGCAGCAGCGCCTCGCACTGGCCTGCGCCATCGTCGGCCGGCCCGAGCTGGTATTCCTCGACGAGCCGACAGCCGGGATGGACCCGCAGGGCCGCAGGCTGGTCTGGGAACTGATCCGCGCGCTGCGCCGCGACGGCGTGTCCGTGCTGCTCACCACGCACCTGATGGAGGAGGCGGAGGCGCTCGCCGATCACGTCGTGATCGTCGACGCCGGGCGGGTCGTGGCGCAGGGCTCCCCCGCCGCGCTCACCGCCACCGGTGGCCAGCAGGAGCTGCGCTTCCGCGCCCGGCCCGGCATGGACGTCGCCGAGCTCGCCGCGGCGCTCCCCGCCGGGTACGGCGCCGACGAGCCGGTCGCAGGGCGCTACGTCGTGCAGGGCCGCATCGACCCGCACGTGCTGTCCACCATCACGTCATGGTGCGCCACACACGGCGCACTCGCCGACGACGTGCAGGTCGCGCGCCGCAGCCTCGAAGACGTGTTCCTCGAGCTCACCGGGCGGGAGCTGCGCTCATGA
- the mptB gene encoding polyprenol phosphomannose-dependent alpha 1,6 mannosyltransferase MptB, with protein MVARELDTAETAAVPAPSRVRDPSRMPRLVGLTGTLLMAIGGLGAGALPVPNPLFGLRLLGLPSRNTTIAIAVTYTGICLLVLAWLWVGKMLRARGAVAPAPTPAQLARTAVMWAVPLALAPPLFSRDVYSYLAQSATLARGLDPYVLGPAEALGVDDPLTRSIPTIWRDTPAPYGPLFLIMGRGITALSGNDIVLGIFEYRLLAFAGLGLMVWALPKLARRCGLDTGLAMWLGLANPLVLFHLVSGIHNEALMVGLMLAGFEIGLRAGDRLLDRNLLAGALLIIAASAIKLPAILALGFLGMEWARRRGGRITHVVPVAGLFGLLAVACYLPMSVGMGVGIGWLTTLDIPQLIRSWMSVTTDLGMIGGQVGILARLGDHTDAVLAVSRNIGLAASAVLLVVLLFAVLRGRVEPITGMGTALGAVVLLGPVVHPWYLLWAAIPLAATRGLPRYRRAALAASAVLAVLVPPTGADFQFRAFQLPMSIIAGIGILLVFLLVLRRHLAGQSGHDIDVLPGRAPVPAPVPVRETTP; from the coding sequence ATGGTCGCCCGGGAGCTCGACACCGCAGAAACTGCAGCGGTGCCCGCTCCGTCGCGCGTTCGCGACCCCAGCCGGATGCCGCGACTGGTCGGGCTCACCGGCACCCTCCTCATGGCGATCGGCGGGCTCGGGGCCGGTGCGCTGCCGGTGCCCAACCCCCTGTTCGGGCTGCGGCTGCTCGGCCTGCCCAGCCGCAACACCACCATCGCGATCGCCGTCACCTACACCGGCATCTGCCTGCTGGTGCTCGCGTGGCTGTGGGTCGGCAAGATGCTGCGCGCACGCGGCGCCGTAGCGCCCGCGCCCACTCCGGCACAGCTCGCCCGCACCGCCGTGATGTGGGCCGTGCCGCTCGCGCTGGCCCCGCCGCTCTTCTCCCGCGACGTCTACAGCTACCTCGCGCAGAGCGCCACCCTCGCCCGCGGCCTCGACCCGTACGTGCTCGGGCCGGCCGAGGCGCTCGGCGTCGACGACCCGCTCACCCGCAGCATCCCCACGATCTGGCGCGACACCCCCGCGCCGTACGGGCCGCTGTTCCTGATCATGGGCCGCGGGATCACGGCCCTGTCGGGCAACGACATCGTGCTCGGCATCTTCGAGTACCGGCTGCTCGCGTTCGCCGGCCTCGGCCTCATGGTGTGGGCGCTGCCGAAGCTGGCCCGGCGCTGCGGGCTCGACACCGGCCTCGCGATGTGGCTCGGCCTCGCCAACCCCCTCGTCCTGTTCCACCTCGTGAGCGGCATCCACAACGAGGCGCTCATGGTCGGCCTGATGCTCGCCGGCTTCGAGATCGGGCTGCGCGCGGGCGACCGGCTGCTCGACCGCAACCTGCTGGCAGGCGCGCTGCTCATCATCGCGGCCTCGGCGATCAAGCTGCCGGCCATCCTCGCGCTGGGCTTCCTCGGCATGGAGTGGGCCCGCCGTCGGGGCGGGCGGATCACGCACGTCGTCCCCGTCGCCGGGCTTTTCGGCCTCCTCGCCGTGGCCTGCTACCTCCCGATGTCGGTGGGCATGGGCGTCGGGATCGGCTGGCTGACGACGCTCGACATCCCCCAGCTCATCCGGAGCTGGATGTCGGTCACCACCGACCTCGGCATGATCGGCGGGCAGGTCGGCATCCTGGCACGGCTGGGCGACCACACCGACGCCGTGCTCGCCGTGTCCCGCAACATCGGCCTTGCGGCGTCGGCCGTGCTCCTCGTCGTGCTGCTCTTCGCCGTCCTGCGCGGCCGCGTCGAGCCGATCACCGGCATGGGCACGGCGCTCGGCGCCGTGGTGCTGCTCGGCCCGGTCGTGCACCCCTGGTACCTGCTTTGGGCCGCCATCCCGCTCGCCGCCACCCGCGGGCTGCCCCGCTACCGGCGCGCCGCGCTCGCCGCGTCGGCCGTCCTCGCCGTACTGGTACCGCCCACCGGCGCCGACTTCCAGTTCCGCGCGTTCCAGCTCCCGATGTCGATCATCGCCGGGATCGGGATCCTGCTGGTCTTCCTGCTCGTGCTGCGCCGCCACCTCGCCGGCCAGAGCGGCCACGACATCGACGTGCTGCCCGGCCGGGCCCCCGTTCCCGCCCCTGTCCCCGTGCGCGAGACCACGCCTTAA